CTTTCTCTCGCTTTCCCTCCGATTCTCTCCGCCGATTCCCGATGGCCCGCACGAAGCAGACCGCCCGCAAGTCCACCGGAGGCAAGGCCCCGAGGAAGCAGCTCGCCACCAAGGCCGCCCGCAAGTCCGCCCCGGCCACCGGCGGCGTCAAGAAGCCCCACCGCTTCAGGCCCGGGACGGTGGCGCTGCGGGAGATCCGCAAGTACCAGAAGAGCACGGAGCTGCTGATCCGGAAGCTGCCGTTCCAGCGGCTGGTTCGGGAGATCGCCCAGGACTTCAAGACCGACCTGCGGTTCCAGAGCAGCGCCGTCGCGGCCCTCCAGGAGGCCGCCGAGGCCTACCTGGTCGGGCTGTTCGAGGACACCAACCTGTGTGCCATCCACGCCAAGAGGGTCACCATCATGCCCAAGGACATCCAGCTCGCCCGCAGGATCAGGGGGGAGAGGGCTTAAAGGGATCTCCGCGAGCCGAGCCGCGTGAAGGGGGAGGGGTGGATCGCGATTAGATTTAAAGATTTAGGTGTTGATTTTGTCTCTCTTCTGCTGCTGCTAGAAAAGCTCTGGCCTTTCCGGTGTCTGCGCATGTCGCTTAGCTTTTAGAGATCTGTGTTGTGTAAATCTATGGGAGCTCACTGATGAAACAAGTTCTTCACTTTAAACTTTCGTTCCTTCTTCTGCTTTGTCTTTTGTTTTGCTGGGGAGATGTCTCGTCTTCTTGGTCATGCTGGGTCTGCATTTCCCAGAAAATTGTAATGGTTCAATCGAGAAACAAATGCGCTCGACTCTGAGCTTCGAAAGGACAGTTCTTGAAATGCTTCGGGCCATCTTATTTTCCCTCCACTTCCATGGAAAACCGTGGTCTTGTTTAAGTCGCTATGTATGGTTCATAAACATCTATGCTTTGGTATTGCCATTTCTCATCCATGGAGTCTTGTCTATGGTCTCTCGCTATTTTAGTGAACAGGAATTCGTGCGATCGAAATTCCCATTTCTCCTAGAGATGCTCTGTAAAACCGAGTCGAGCTGCCTCAGTAGTCTAAAAAGTTTTGCTGTGAATACAGCCTACCATCTCCGGCTGGATTCAAATTTTCTTGGATTCTAGTTGGTAGGTAAAGTTTCGGCTAACCCGCATTTATTATTGTAAGAAGCATCGAGTAGAAATAATTCCAATGACCCTGAGTCCACTATTCAAGCTGACTGCGCAGTATGGCAAATTACATAAAGGAGTTATCACAAAGGCCAACAAAGAAACTGACTCCCGGAGTCTTGACATTTTTACAGTTGTACCTAATTACTGCTTATTCTATAATGCTCATCACTTGTGTGTGCTTTCCGTTTCTTCAGTATGTACCAAGAAAGTCAAATCCTATTGCAGCCTTCTCCTCTTCAGCAGGGGCCTCGGAGCCGCTTGATTCTCTGTTTTGTAGGGTCACGATGTGAGAGTATAATGCAGGTTTTGTTTCTTGAGCCGCCACTGGATCACGGAGCCCATCTCCCTAGTGGCTTCAGCAAACGGTTACTCACCGGAGAGCCTCTTGTGTTTTTGAGATATCACCAGCAATGAAGCAAGCTGAAATTAGACATTCGCCATCTGTAAGATTTCTTTCACAGGAAACTGGAATGCAAGACAAAGCAGACATTCGAACGAATCAAGTGCGAGCTAAGTCCTCTTATGTAATTAATTCTGAAGAAAATTGTTCTGGCCCGCATTCTGATTATCTGATAGCTTCTAGTCTTTTGGTAATTATGTTCCCCGTTACCTTGTAGTCTTGGTTGATACCGCCATACTAGTGCATACGGGTCAAACACACCAGTGGAATTTATGAAGCGTGTAGAAAAGCGGCAGTAAACCTCATACTGAGGACACCCCAATAGATAATGATACCTAACAGGCGATACTTTATAGTCAATTTAAATCAACTCTGCCATTCTCCACCGCTTGATACCAAAATGGGAGGGCAGGAAGAACGgacaagggaaaaagaacaagTAAACCGTTTACACATGATAGGCAATATGCAGATCTAAAAAGTAAAGTAGAAAAGCAAATCAGACAAAGGTGCTATGACCAAAACAATGCAGCTAGATTTGGAGTTGATGCATAACGAATGGCTAGTCACTAGTAAAGCAAATAACAAGTGGATCAGTCCCAAACCTCTGTTCCAGCAATTATGCTGCCATTGACCGGATGAGCAGTGCATGCCGTGACACCTTCCGACAGAGGAATAGACCTATTTCGCCTAGTTTGGTTACTGACTTCAGCAGACTCGCCTGTATCTCCACTGGAAATTAAGACGACAAATTTAGTGCTATGAATTTcatgcaggaaaaagaaaatgctatctAGAGATTCCTTACAAGTAGTCCACATGACTGGGGGAACTGACATCTGGAAAGAAATCCAGAAGATGAATTCCATTTTCAGGAACCGAAGGAACCACATAGACCTGCATAACATAGTGCAGAATAGTTAAACAAACTGAAGGCTTCTCATGGTGATATCCGATCAATTTTCCAACAACCAAGATTCCTGCATTTGATTCGCATCGGTAAGAAATTCAAGTGGGATCATGTGACACGTTAAGAATGCATGTGCCTAGTTAAGACAAAAGGCATACTAATAATTCTTACTGGCTCACATCCCAAAAGACGTAACTTCATGGgcccttttgctttttgctaCGCTGTATTGTGCATTGCATGTCAATTTTGTATTATGTTGCACGACAATTCAGTTTGGTGTTTGCTTTTTCAGGTCACTCTGAACCTTGAGTTTTGGCTCATATCTCTAGCCAGAGCTAAACTCTTGCAATCTCATCCATACCGATATCGCTACTGCTTATCGCCATCACCAGATATGAAATGAAAAAGCCTTGAGACAATGTTATAATTGCACTACTTTAGGAAGTGAAAGAATGAAAGCCTCACGACAATTCTTCCAACAAAGATGTGATGAAACAGGCACCGTTattgaactaaaaaaaaacatttgatggTAAAAATTCTCTGTAGAAATGAAGTGGAAAACTTACTGAATATGTTGGAAGCCATGCTGGTTTCCTCAAGTAGAATAAATTGCTTGACAGATCAGCGCCCCTCCTAAATGAATCATCATGGATGCAGTACGGTTATAACAATACAATTAATATATTCACCTCCATTAAGCTAAAATTCATTCAAGTTCACTCACAGCCATGCTGGGGGAGGGCAGTGAATATGAGTCACACAGTGATTGTGGAGATCCAAAACTCCAGACCTACATCAagtgaaaaattaaattttgaattagtAAAACATGCATAAACGAGCAAAAACTTCATTTTATATTGACACCTTGCATCTTGCAAATGCTCACACCATTTGTGATGCACGGAATCTCTTCTGATAAAGATAAAAAGTTCCACTACTAATATCATTTTCAGTCAATAAATTAAAGTCATACTGCTTGGAGATTTAATTAGGATAACCGACTAAAAGTGCAGGACAAACAAATGGAGCTACCAAGAATCGTGTGAGAATGGTGGTTCACCAAATACCAGTTGACAAAGAGCATTTTAGCAAACCATTACAATAAACTGTGATTTTCGAGTAGTTAAGAGTTCAGAGTACTTTCTGAGGGATACAAGAAATTACAAACAATCTGTTAACCAAGCTAGCATGATAATCAGTATATACCTACAATATAAAAAGCAACGCAAAATATAGTTGAGTGCTTTTAGCATCCATAGATACTCAAACTAACAAAAAACCAGTCAATCAAGTGAAGGCAGAAAACACTAGGCAAAGTAAATGCACATATCACCAACCTACCAGCCATCGTCAAGATGAAATCCCAATTGATATGGGCAAGAAGGATCAAGATCAATCGAATGTACTTCCCTGGTAACAACGTCTGATTGTTCCTGTAAAAGAACACGCAAGTGCATTTATTACCACTTAAAGAAAGGATCATATTTACGCTGCAGAGTCAAATGATCAATAGTTAACCTCAATTTTGTTTTCTGAGTCACAGTTGAGCAGAAGTTCATAAACAGAATGAGCAAGCATCACAGGATGTCAGTGAATTAAATGCATGGGTCATAAGCTCAACAGCCAACACTTTGAGTTTGAATTGATTCCACACACTTCAATAAGGATTTTAACTGACATTACATGTTGCATATGAGAACATTGCAACATGTGTATACCTTTAAAGTCTCGATTTTGTCCAGCATTGCAGCCACCTTGAATGACTTAAGAGGAGAATTTTGCACCTGGATGTGAGAGAATAGGAAATATTGCATTAAAAGATAAGATTCAGTTGACAGTATAGCTGTGAAGATTCTATTTCCTACATGTTCTACATGTCATACTGTCAAGGTTGGCGCCCTGTTGAATCCAGCAATTTAAAGTGATTCTCTTGTGCACTTAAATATtaagaaatttctttcttctactcctaacttttgggttttgattCCCCTAAGCTTTTAActtaattgaaattattaaaaaagaaaaaagagatccAAGCCCAATCCCAAATGCACCATCAATACACTGTCAGAGAAGGAGccagaggaaaggaaaggacaATCACAAGAAAGAATAAAGGCACCGGAGGTCCTCAAACTATTGTAAAAATTCCATTAGATCcctcaactctttttttttttttttttgtgcaattgggACCTTGAAATATATACCTTTTTGATTGAATTGGCCCTTccataacaaaaataaacagAGGCACTGACATGGCATTTAATTGCCGTTAAATGCTGACAGGTAATCCCACAAGGcataaaaaatccaaagaatGTTCTTCaaggggaaaataaaaatctgaaaaaatagaataacgaagaaagaaaaagtgtttGGCCagccaaaggaaaagaaaggaagaagggaggGAGAGCTACAGCAGCAGTGGCAAGGCATGCTGCCCAAGCACCAATGAGGGCCAGCGTCCCTCACCGGGTTCAAGCAAACCTCTAAAGTGGTACAAATTTGAGAGCTTCAGATCAATTCAA
The nucleotide sequence above comes from Eucalyptus grandis isolate ANBG69807.140 chromosome 2, ASM1654582v1, whole genome shotgun sequence. Encoded proteins:
- the LOC104433822 gene encoding histone H3.2 codes for the protein MARTKQTARKSTGGKAPRKQLATKAARKSAPATGGVKKPHRFRPGTVALREIRKYQKSTELLIRKLPFQRLVREIAQDFKTDLRFQSSAVAALQEAAEAYLVGLFEDTNLCAIHAKRVTIMPKDIQLARRIRGERA